The Stigmatella aurantiaca DW4/3-1 genome contains the following window.
ACGGCGATGGTGGCCATCTCCTCGTTGTTCTTCGTGGGCCTGCTCCAGGCCTTCCAATCGGTGCACGAGCAGGCCCGTCAGGTGGGCTGGGCCAGGCTCCCGCCCGATGCCGCCGTCTACCGCAACCTCACGGACGGGGTGGTGGTCCAACTCTGGGGCGCGGTGATGATCATCACCCTCTTCGTGGCGCCCTTCCTCTCCATGCGGCTGTTCGCCGAGGAGAAGCGCAACAAGACCTTCGAGCTGTTGATGACGACACCGGTGCGGCCCCTCGAGCTGGTGCTGGGCAAGTACCTGGGAGGCCTGGGCATCATCTCCGCCACGCTGGGGCTGACCCTCGTCTTCCCGCTGCTCCTCTCGGCCTTCGGGTCGAGCGCCTCGGGCGCCGTGCTGGAGTGGCCCACGGTGCTGCTGGGCTACGGCGGGTTGCTCTTGTGGGGAGCCACCTGCATGGCGGTGGGGATGTTCATCTCCGCGTTGACCGAGAGCCAGATGGTGGCCGCGCTGCTCACCTTCGTGGTGCTGTTGCCCTGGATGATGCTGCACGGGCTGGTGCAGAGCGT
Protein-coding sequences here:
- a CDS encoding ABC transporter permease gives rise to the protein MRTALAIARKELSIYFTTPWAYAVFTAMVAISSLFFVGLLQAFQSVHEQARQVGWARLPPDAAVYRNLTDGVVVQLWGAVMIITLFVAPFLSMRLFAEEKRNKTFELLMTTPVRPLELVLGKYLGGLGIISATLGLTLVFPLLLSAFGSSASGAVLEWPTVLLGYGGLLLWGATCMAVGMFISALTESQMVAALLTFVVLLPWMMLHGLVQSVEEPLRTFISYLSFDTQLQNLLRGVLDVKSLVFFLSVILFSLLLTHRTVEAQRWA